The following coding sequences lie in one Leptospiraceae bacterium genomic window:
- the lpdA gene encoding dihydrolipoyl dehydrogenase has protein sequence MNQEKFDVVIIGSGPGGYVCAIRCAQLGFKTAIIEKNPTLGGTCLNIGCIPSKALLDSTEKFYQIRHSFKEHGIIVSDVKVDLSQMMKRKEQVVKELTDGVRFLMNKNKIEVLHGVGSIHSHSEEQIQILVQNEQPQVLTTKNCIIATGSTSILPKDIGIPVDVDGEHILISDHALSLKEIPESMLVIGGGVIGLELGSVWNRLGTKVTIVEILPDILLGLDSKMRQVAKNAFTKQGMRFLLNHKLKEIIIKNNRVISKIETPTNEIIEIETEKVLFAIGRKPYTEGLNLEAFGIEKNERGRIKVNQHYETNRKGIFAIGDVIEGPMLAHKAEEEGIAVANYIANKYSHVNYDLCPYVIYTWPEIAWVGKNEDQLTQEGKEFLVGTFLFRANGRAKGMGETEGQVKIVADKKTDKILGVSIIGPYASELLGEAVIAMEFGASSEDLGRSFHSHPNLIEVIKEAALDVQKEAIHK, from the coding sequence ATGAACCAAGAAAAATTTGATGTCGTTATTATTGGTAGTGGTCCTGGAGGTTATGTTTGTGCCATACGTTGTGCCCAATTAGGATTTAAGACAGCCATCATAGAGAAAAACCCCACCCTTGGCGGAACGTGTTTGAATATTGGCTGTATCCCGTCAAAGGCTTTGCTTGATAGCACGGAGAAGTTTTATCAAATCCGACATTCCTTCAAAGAACACGGGATCATTGTTTCGGACGTAAAAGTTGATTTATCTCAAATGATGAAACGAAAAGAGCAAGTAGTCAAAGAACTCACGGATGGTGTTCGTTTTTTGATGAACAAAAATAAAATCGAGGTACTTCATGGTGTGGGTAGTATTCACTCACATTCGGAAGAACAGATACAAATCCTAGTTCAAAATGAACAACCTCAAGTTCTCACAACAAAAAATTGTATCATAGCTACTGGCTCAACCTCAATCCTTCCCAAAGATATTGGTATCCCTGTGGATGTTGATGGAGAGCATATTTTGATTTCTGATCATGCCTTATCTTTAAAAGAAATCCCAGAATCAATGTTAGTCATTGGTGGTGGTGTGATTGGATTAGAGTTAGGTTCTGTTTGGAATCGATTGGGCACTAAAGTGACAATCGTTGAGATTTTACCAGACATTCTCTTGGGTTTAGACTCAAAGATGAGGCAGGTAGCCAAAAATGCCTTCACGAAACAAGGAATGAGATTTTTGCTAAATCACAAACTAAAAGAAATCATCATCAAAAATAACAGAGTCATTTCGAAAATAGAAACACCGACAAACGAAATAATCGAAATCGAAACCGAGAAGGTTCTTTTCGCGATTGGTCGAAAACCCTATACGGAAGGTTTGAACTTAGAAGCGTTTGGTATTGAAAAAAACGAACGTGGAAGAATCAAAGTCAACCAACATTACGAAACCAACCGAAAAGGTATCTTCGCAATAGGTGATGTGATTGAAGGACCTATGCTTGCTCATAAAGCCGAAGAAGAAGGAATCGCAGTAGCGAATTATATTGCCAATAAATATTCTCATGTGAACTATGATCTTTGCCCTTATGTCATCTATACTTGGCCAGAGATTGCGTGGGTCGGAAAAAATGAGGATCAACTAACACAAGAAGGAAAAGAATTTCTAGTAGGAACGTTTTTATTTCGAGCAAATGGAAGAGCTAAAGGTATGGGAGAAACCGAAGGACAGGTCAAAATCGTTGCCGATAAAAAAACCGATAAAATCTTAGGGGTTTCGATTATAGGACCTTATGCTTCAGAGCTCTTGGGGGAGGCTGTGATTGCTATGGAATTCGGAGCTTCTTCTGAAGATCTAGGCAGATCTTTTCATTCTCATCCTAATTTGATTGAAGTAATCAAAGAAGCCGCTTTAGATGTGCAAAAAGAAGCCATCCACAAGTAA